The Caulobacter sp. FWC26 genome contains a region encoding:
- a CDS encoding amidohydrolase family protein: MIKRYLAGVCALAATTVLAEAASAQTTFVQAGRLLADPATGKVETAKTLVIEKGKVVRIVDGYVAEKGGKIVDLKDSFVLPGLIDSHVHLTGEQNPNSRLDEVTQSSATQAMVGAGFARKTLMAGFTTVADLGGENQAVFALRDGIKRGDVPGPRVIAAGSAVSIHGGHGDVNGYSDEVMHVLRPESVCSGADDCRRAVREQVWHGADIIKITATGGVLSNTAAGLAQQFSNAELEAIVDAAHRMGRKVTAHAHGVDGINSFLKAGGDSIEHGTFLDAESIALFKNNGAYLVPTLMAGDFVYRIASGPNNFLTPAQTAKALDAGPKMLAMARRAHEGGVKIAFGTDTGVSAHGDNAGEFALLVKAGLTPLEAIQTATVNAADHFSMSNEIGSLAPGKAADLIAVKGDPLKDVTELQRVTSVIKGGVVYK; this comes from the coding sequence ATGATCAAGCGCTATTTGGCGGGCGTCTGCGCCCTGGCGGCGACGACCGTGCTCGCCGAGGCCGCGAGCGCGCAGACGACTTTCGTTCAGGCGGGGCGCCTTCTGGCCGACCCGGCGACGGGCAAGGTCGAGACCGCCAAGACGCTGGTCATCGAAAAGGGCAAGGTGGTTCGCATCGTCGACGGCTATGTCGCCGAAAAGGGCGGTAAGATCGTCGATCTGAAGGACAGCTTCGTGCTGCCAGGCCTGATCGACAGCCATGTCCACCTGACGGGCGAGCAGAATCCGAACTCCCGCCTTGACGAGGTTACCCAGTCGTCAGCGACCCAAGCCATGGTCGGTGCTGGCTTTGCGCGAAAGACCCTGATGGCCGGGTTCACGACGGTCGCAGACCTGGGCGGCGAGAACCAGGCGGTCTTCGCGCTGCGTGACGGGATCAAGCGCGGCGATGTTCCCGGACCGCGCGTGATCGCCGCCGGCTCGGCGGTGTCGATCCACGGCGGCCACGGCGACGTGAACGGCTATTCGGACGAGGTCATGCATGTGCTGCGTCCGGAGTCGGTCTGTTCGGGCGCCGACGATTGCCGACGCGCGGTGCGCGAGCAGGTCTGGCACGGCGCCGACATCATCAAGATCACCGCTACGGGGGGCGTGCTCTCCAATACCGCCGCCGGTCTGGCTCAACAGTTCTCGAACGCAGAGCTGGAAGCGATCGTCGACGCCGCCCACCGCATGGGCCGGAAAGTCACGGCGCACGCCCACGGTGTGGACGGCATCAACAGCTTCCTGAAGGCCGGCGGCGACTCGATCGAGCACGGCACCTTCCTGGACGCCGAGAGCATCGCCTTGTTCAAGAACAACGGCGCCTATCTGGTGCCGACCTTGATGGCCGGCGATTTCGTCTACCGGATCGCCTCGGGTCCGAACAACTTCCTCACCCCCGCCCAGACCGCCAAGGCCCTGGATGCCGGTCCCAAGATGCTGGCCATGGCCCGCCGCGCCCACGAGGGCGGCGTGAAGATCGCCTTTGGCACTGACACGGGCGTCTCGGCCCATGGCGACAACGCCGGGGAGTTCGCCTTGCTGGTCAAGGCCGGCCTGACCCCGCTGGAAGCGATCCAGACCGCTACGGTCAACGCCGCCGATCACTTCTCGATGAGCAACGAGATCGGCAGCCTGGCCCCAGGCAAGGCCGCCGACCTGATCGCGGTGAA
- a CDS encoding phosphotransferase — MAEAAEPSAQDLNSGTKPVDPRHAIDEAKLAAWLEANVEGYVGPLEVRQFKGGQSNPTYQLVTPAKKYVLRRKPPGKLLPSAHAVDREFKVISGLNKAHFPVAKAYALCMDEDVIGTIFYVMENVEGRILWDGTLPDYQPAERRAIYEAQIDTLAALHNVDYAAVGLADYGKPGNYFARQIDRWTKQYKASETKTIEEMDRLMEWLPATVPADDQTSIVHGDYRLDNMILHPTESRVIAVLDWELSTLGNPLADFSYFLMNWVMPSDQRGGLSGIDDLTAYGVPTIPEAVARYCKATGRDGLPELDWYFSYNLFRLAGICQGIVGRVRDGTAASAHAQLMEARVPVLAKGAWDFARKAGA, encoded by the coding sequence ATGGCCGAAGCCGCCGAACCGTCCGCCCAGGACCTGAATTCCGGCACCAAGCCCGTCGACCCGCGCCATGCGATCGACGAGGCTAAGCTGGCGGCTTGGCTGGAAGCGAATGTCGAAGGCTATGTCGGCCCGCTGGAAGTGCGCCAGTTCAAGGGCGGTCAGTCGAACCCGACCTACCAGCTCGTCACGCCGGCCAAGAAGTACGTCCTGCGTCGCAAGCCGCCGGGCAAGCTGCTGCCCAGCGCCCATGCGGTGGATCGCGAGTTCAAGGTCATCTCCGGGCTCAACAAGGCCCACTTCCCCGTCGCCAAGGCCTATGCCCTGTGCATGGACGAGGATGTGATCGGAACGATCTTCTACGTCATGGAGAACGTCGAGGGCCGGATCCTGTGGGACGGCACGCTGCCCGACTACCAGCCGGCCGAGCGCCGCGCGATCTACGAGGCCCAGATCGACACCCTGGCGGCGCTGCACAATGTGGACTATGCGGCCGTCGGACTCGCCGATTACGGCAAGCCCGGCAACTATTTCGCGCGCCAGATCGACCGGTGGACGAAGCAGTACAAGGCCAGCGAAACCAAGACCATCGAGGAGATGGACCGCCTGATGGAATGGCTCCCGGCCACCGTGCCGGCGGACGACCAGACCTCGATCGTCCACGGCGACTATCGCCTCGACAACATGATCCTGCACCCCACCGAGTCGCGGGTGATTGCGGTCCTGGATTGGGAGCTGTCGACCCTGGGCAATCCGCTGGCGGACTTCAGCTACTTCCTGATGAACTGGGTGATGCCTTCCGACCAGCGCGGGGGCCTCTCGGGCATCGACGACCTGACCGCATATGGCGTTCCCACCATCCCCGAAGCCGTGGCGCGTTACTGCAAGGCCACGGGTCGTGACGGCCTGCCGGAACTCGACTGGTATTTCTCGTACAACCTCTTCAGACTGGCCGGTATCTGCCAGGGTATTGTTGGCCGCGTCCGTGACGGCACCGCCGCCAGCGCCCATGCGCAGCTGATGGAAGCGCGCGTGCCGGTTCTGGCCAAGGGGGCCTGGGACTTCGCGCGCAAGGCGGGGGCCTGA
- the purD gene encoding phosphoribosylamine--glycine ligase, which yields MEKLTILLVGSGGREHALAWKIAQSPLCGRLVAAPGNPGVEAVAELRPVKATDADGLVALAQEIGAHLVVVGPESALEVGLADKLATVGIPCFGGSQRAAQLETSKAFTKDFCQRHGLPTAAYGVFEDAASAGAFLDTLDAPFVIKADGLAAGKGVVIAATRAEADAAVLDMLGGRFGSAGARVVIEEFMHGEEASLFAVCDGKTAVLFGAAQDHKRAYDGDEGPNTGGMGTYSPPPVLTQDLIDQAWRELVLPTVEGMAAEGNPYVGVLYAGLMLTPTGPKLVEYNARFGDPECQTLMLRLESDIVPILLAAARGELASAEPPKWRDEAAICVVVAAEGYPDAPKTGGVITGADGSFDQAVIFHAGTSRDAEGRLVASGGRVLNVCALGETLAEARESAYAALSQISLPGGFHRRDIGWRGLQRT from the coding sequence ATGGAAAAGCTGACCATCCTCCTCGTCGGGTCCGGCGGGCGCGAGCACGCCCTGGCCTGGAAGATCGCCCAGTCGCCGCTCTGCGGACGCCTTGTGGCGGCGCCTGGCAATCCGGGCGTTGAGGCGGTGGCCGAGCTGCGCCCGGTGAAAGCGACCGACGCCGACGGACTGGTCGCCCTGGCCCAGGAGATCGGCGCCCACCTTGTGGTGGTCGGTCCGGAATCGGCTCTGGAGGTCGGTCTCGCGGACAAGCTCGCGACGGTCGGCATTCCCTGTTTCGGCGGCAGCCAGCGCGCGGCGCAACTGGAGACCTCCAAGGCCTTCACCAAGGACTTCTGCCAGCGTCATGGCCTGCCGACGGCGGCCTATGGCGTGTTCGAGGACGCGGCCTCGGCCGGCGCCTTCCTCGACACCTTGGACGCGCCGTTCGTGATCAAGGCCGACGGTCTTGCGGCGGGCAAGGGCGTGGTCATCGCCGCGACCCGCGCCGAGGCTGATGCGGCGGTTCTGGACATGCTGGGCGGCCGCTTTGGCTCGGCCGGCGCCCGCGTGGTGATCGAGGAGTTCATGCACGGCGAGGAGGCCTCGCTGTTCGCCGTTTGTGACGGCAAGACCGCCGTCCTGTTCGGCGCGGCGCAGGACCACAAGCGCGCCTATGATGGCGACGAGGGGCCTAACACCGGCGGGATGGGCACCTATTCGCCCCCGCCGGTGCTGACGCAGGATCTGATCGACCAGGCTTGGCGCGAACTGGTCCTTCCGACCGTCGAGGGCATGGCGGCTGAGGGTAATCCGTACGTCGGCGTGCTCTACGCCGGCCTGATGCTCACGCCGACCGGCCCTAAGCTCGTCGAATACAACGCCCGTTTCGGGGATCCCGAGTGCCAGACCCTGATGCTGCGGTTGGAGAGCGACATCGTCCCGATCCTGCTGGCGGCGGCAAGGGGGGAGTTGGCCAGCGCCGAGCCGCCCAAGTGGCGCGACGAGGCGGCGATCTGTGTCGTCGTGGCGGCGGAAGGGTATCCCGACGCGCCCAAGACCGGCGGCGTTATCACGGGCGCGGACGGGTCTTTCGATCAGGCCGTCATTTTCCATGCCGGCACGAGCCGTGACGCCGAAGGGCGCCTCGTGGCGTCGGGTGGGCGGGTGCTGAACGTCTGTGCTCTGGGCGAGACCCTGGCCGAGGCGCGGGAGAGCGCCTACGCCGCGCTTTCGCAGATCAGCCTGCCGGGCGGCTTCCACCGTCGGGATATCGGCTGGCGAGGGCTTCAACGGACCTGA
- a CDS encoding methyl-accepting chemotaxis protein produces MRMTIKLKLALTFGALILMMAAATLFGVRQLGDLDRGQKAMVEGPVAQLERSQSLSTALLQVMRAEKNMALADDAEELKSQNTSAVDNKRKVTALLEAGLSHASPSGKPKWEALASEWAVFAEIDEAMRRDLMEGRRDQALTVMRTTQRQITGRIITTVDALTEVNQKLLAEAVAEGDRTYARSRNMLMGVIGLSVLLAAGAAVWIARTISRGFAKIGDLADAVAKGDLDQTVTVTTNDEIKDLVDTVNRMTANLRATAALADQVAAGDLSVEITPLSDKDILSKSLRGMVANLRQTAALADKVSEGDLTVEANPLSDKDVMGLALERMIDRLRGVVSDASAASENVSEGSQELSSVSEQLSQGATEQAASTEQASASMEEMAANIKQNADNAAQTEKIARQSAQDAEASGKAVAQAVDAMRVIAEKITIVQEIARQTDLLALNAAVEAARAGEHGRGFAVVASEVRKLAERSQTAAAEISAVSSDTVKAAQAAGEMLTSLVPDIRKTAELVAEISAACREQDIGAAQINEALQQLDQVTQQNAAGSEEMSATSEELAAQAEELRASIAFFRIDGENASAMARSPAKATVRPARKAVAGKSTSRTPVSAQQARVKGFALDLAQGGPDSDDANFKDYAA; encoded by the coding sequence ATGCGCATGACGATCAAGCTCAAACTCGCCCTGACCTTCGGGGCGCTCATTCTGATGATGGCCGCCGCCACGCTGTTCGGCGTTCGACAACTCGGCGACCTTGATCGCGGCCAGAAAGCTATGGTCGAGGGCCCCGTCGCTCAGCTGGAGCGCAGCCAGAGCTTGAGCACGGCCCTGTTGCAGGTGATGCGCGCCGAGAAGAACATGGCCCTGGCTGATGACGCCGAGGAGTTGAAGAGCCAAAACACCAGCGCCGTAGACAACAAGCGGAAGGTCACCGCCCTGTTGGAGGCGGGCCTGTCCCATGCGTCGCCCAGCGGCAAGCCGAAGTGGGAAGCCTTGGCCAGCGAATGGGCGGTGTTCGCCGAAATCGACGAGGCTATGCGGCGTGACCTGATGGAGGGCCGCCGCGATCAGGCGCTCACCGTGATGCGGACCACGCAGCGACAGATCACCGGTCGCATCATCACGACGGTCGATGCGCTGACGGAGGTCAATCAGAAGCTTCTGGCCGAGGCCGTCGCCGAAGGCGACCGGACCTACGCCCGGTCGCGCAACATGTTGATGGGCGTGATCGGTCTTTCGGTGCTGCTGGCCGCCGGGGCGGCGGTCTGGATCGCTCGGACCATCTCGCGCGGCTTCGCCAAGATCGGCGACCTGGCCGACGCCGTGGCCAAGGGGGACCTGGATCAGACCGTGACCGTCACGACCAACGACGAGATCAAGGACCTGGTCGACACCGTTAATCGCATGACCGCCAATCTCCGCGCTACGGCCGCCTTGGCCGACCAGGTGGCCGCAGGCGACCTCAGCGTCGAGATCACCCCGCTCTCGGACAAGGATATCTTGAGCAAGTCCTTGAGGGGCATGGTGGCCAATCTTCGCCAGACAGCAGCCCTGGCCGACAAGGTTTCGGAAGGCGACCTGACGGTGGAAGCCAATCCCCTGTCTGACAAGGACGTGATGGGCCTGGCGCTTGAGCGGATGATCGACCGCCTGCGCGGCGTGGTCTCTGACGCCTCCGCCGCCTCAGAAAATGTATCCGAGGGAAGCCAAGAACTGTCCTCGGTCTCGGAACAGCTCAGTCAGGGCGCGACGGAACAGGCTGCTTCGACGGAACAGGCTTCGGCCTCGATGGAGGAGATGGCCGCCAACATCAAGCAGAACGCCGATAACGCCGCTCAGACCGAGAAGATCGCCCGCCAATCGGCTCAAGATGCAGAGGCTTCGGGCAAGGCGGTCGCTCAGGCCGTCGACGCCATGCGAGTCATCGCCGAGAAGATCACCATCGTCCAGGAAATCGCCCGTCAGACTGACCTTCTGGCCCTGAACGCGGCTGTCGAGGCGGCTCGCGCCGGTGAGCATGGCCGAGGCTTCGCCGTCGTTGCGTCGGAAGTGCGTAAGCTGGCCGAACGGAGTCAAACCGCAGCCGCCGAGATCAGCGCCGTGTCCAGCGACACCGTTAAGGCGGCTCAGGCGGCAGGCGAGATGTTGACCTCGCTGGTGCCGGACATCCGCAAGACCGCCGAGCTGGTCGCCGAGATCAGCGCCGCCTGCCGCGAGCAGGATATCGGCGCCGCCCAGATCAACGAGGCGCTGCAGCAACTGGACCAGGTGACGCAACAGAACGCCGCCGGGTCCGAGGAGATGTCGGCGACCTCCGAGGAACTGGCCGCCCAGGCCGAGGAACTGCGCGCCTCCATCGCCTTCTTCCGCATAGACGGCGAAAACGCCTCCGCGATGGCGCGATCGCCCGCCAAGGCGACGGTCCGACCCGCGCGCAAGGCTGTCGCCGGCAAGTCGACGAGCCGGACTCCGGTCTCCGCTCAGCAGGCGCGCGTTAAGGGCTTCGCTCTGGACCTGGCGCAAGGCGGACCGGATTCAGACGACGCCAATTTCAAGGACTACGCCGCTTGA
- the phoB gene encoding phosphate regulon transcriptional regulator PhoB — protein MTPYVLVVEDEDALATLLHYNLDKEGYRVGVAGDGEEALIMANERAPDLVILDWMLPKVSGIEVCRRLRGRAETRNVPIIMLTARGEETDRIRGLDTGADDYVVKPFSMVELTARVRAVLRRIRPGLADDRITVGDIIIDRVAHRVKRSGKEIHLGPTEFRLLDYLMQHPGRVFSREQLLDAVWGSDVYVEARTVDVHIGRLRKALNGTTDADPIRTVRSAGYSLDMDAA, from the coding sequence ATGACTCCCTACGTTCTGGTGGTCGAAGACGAAGACGCCCTGGCCACCCTGCTGCACTACAACCTCGACAAGGAGGGCTACCGGGTCGGCGTCGCCGGCGACGGCGAGGAAGCCCTGATCATGGCCAACGAGCGCGCGCCGGACCTGGTGATCCTCGACTGGATGCTGCCCAAGGTCTCGGGCATCGAGGTCTGCCGTCGCCTGCGCGGCCGCGCCGAGACGCGCAACGTGCCGATCATCATGCTGACGGCGCGCGGCGAGGAAACCGATCGCATCCGGGGTCTCGACACCGGCGCCGACGACTATGTGGTCAAGCCGTTCTCGATGGTCGAACTGACGGCCCGCGTTCGCGCCGTGCTGCGCCGGATCCGTCCCGGTCTGGCCGATGACCGCATCACGGTCGGGGACATCATCATCGACCGGGTCGCCCACCGTGTGAAGCGCAGCGGCAAGGAAATCCACCTCGGCCCGACCGAGTTTCGCCTGCTGGACTATCTGATGCAGCACCCTGGCCGGGTCTTCAGCCGCGAGCAACTGCTGGACGCCGTCTGGGGCTCGGACGTCTATGTCGAGGCCCGCACGGTCGACGTCCACATCGGCCGCCTGCGCAAGGCGCTGAACGGAACGACCGACGCGGATCCGATCCGAACCGTCCGATCGGCGGGCTACTCGCTGGATATGGACGCAGCGTAA
- the phoU gene encoding phosphate signaling complex protein PhoU, with the protein MTEHTVKSYGEELAHLTAEVTRMGGIAESQVADCIAAIARRDGPLAQAVVAGDERLDTLQSEIERKAFRLIALRQPMAVDLRHAVAALKISMSLERCGDMAKNIGKRALILTEADPMSALTRSIERMGKLVQGRLKDVLDAYTTSDLQRAIGVWSRDEEVDEHYNAIFRELLTYMMGDPRTINACTHLLFVAKNLERIGDHATNIAEIIHFELTGEELTSQRPKLDVLSH; encoded by the coding sequence ATGACCGAACATACCGTCAAATCGTACGGCGAAGAGCTGGCCCACCTGACCGCCGAAGTCACCCGCATGGGCGGCATCGCCGAGAGCCAGGTCGCCGACTGCATCGCCGCCATCGCCCGCCGCGATGGTCCCCTGGCCCAGGCGGTCGTGGCCGGCGACGAGCGTCTGGACACGCTGCAGTCCGAAATCGAGCGCAAGGCCTTCCGCCTGATCGCACTGCGTCAACCCATGGCGGTGGATCTGCGTCACGCTGTGGCCGCGCTGAAGATTTCGATGAGCCTGGAGCGCTGCGGCGACATGGCCAAGAACATCGGCAAGCGGGCCCTTATCCTGACCGAGGCCGACCCGATGAGCGCCCTGACGCGCTCGATCGAGCGTATGGGCAAGCTGGTCCAGGGGCGTCTGAAGGACGTGCTGGACGCCTACACGACCTCGGACCTTCAGCGCGCCATCGGCGTCTGGAGCCGCGACGAAGAGGTCGACGAGCACTACAACGCCATCTTCCGCGAACTGCTCACCTACATGATGGGCGATCCGCGAACCATCAACGCGTGCACGCATCTGCTGTTCGTGGCCAAGAATCTCGAGCGGATCGGCGACCACGCCACCAACATCGCCGAAATCATTCATTTCGAGCTGACGGGCGAGGAACTGACCTCGCAGCGTCCCAAGCTCGATGTGCTGTCGCACTAG